ATATTATATCAAAATAACAACACTTGTTACGGATTAATTTTGTCCAATCATTTCCATCTAAGCTCAGCTGTAACCCATTATAACAAATAAAAAAGCCCCACTAAGAATCGTGGGGACATGCAAACTTAAAAAACGTCATGTCACAAGCCGGCTGAACGCTGCAAGCGCTTGGCTATTTCAATGAAGTCTTCTTTAGAAATACCAGGAGCAAATTCTTCTGGCAATGCTTCAAGATCAGGGATCGGTGCTCCTTCAGGTGTCCCTTGAATCACTTCTAATGGTTTGCCATCGAGGGGATGTTTCCCTTTCCAGATCAGGGCAATATCCTTATAATCCGTATCACTGAACGTATATAAACGGCGGTGAACCCCTTGCTCTTCATATTTTCGTGCTGTTTCAAACACACGATTCTCCAGATTAGGGATGGGGAGCATTCTAGTCATATCGACACCGGTGATGATTTCAATCGCTTTGGCATAGGCCATAATATGAACACCGCCGCGTACAAGCAGATAACCAATCAACTCCCGTGCCACCGGGTGATCCGTCATTTCATATACCCGCATTTTGTGGGTTCGGGCACCGCATTCTAGGAAGAAATTGTGCAGCAGATCCAGCAAAAGGTTGCCGCTGTTAAAAACATAATCCCCATTCCAAGCTTTTCCCATTGAATCACCAGGAAGGGCCGTTTGGGCATTGACAATAAAGTGATAGGTGTTACGTTTGTCAACAGCGTTACGCATCGGCGCAATATCTGGATCGCCAGGAAAAGTGGTTCCGGTCAGCATCAGGTTGATTGTATAAGAAACCAGCTCCACATGGCCCACTTCTTCCGCCGTAAT
This window of the Caldalkalibacillus uzonensis genome carries:
- a CDS encoding manganese catalase family protein — encoded protein: MFKRINKLAIELPVPDHPDANAAAAVQELLGGRFGEMSTLNNYLFQSFNFRQKKKLRPFYDLVASITAEEVGHVELVSYTINLMLTGTTFPGDPDIAPMRNAVDKRNTYHFIVNAQTALPGDSMGKAWNGDYVFNSGNLLLDLLHNFFLECGARTHKMRVYEMTDHPVARELIGYLLVRGGVHIMAYAKAIEIITGVDMTRMLPIPNLENRVFETARKYEEQGVHRRLYTFSDTDYKDIALIWKGKHPLDGKPLEVIQGTPEGAPIPDLEALPEEFAPGISKEDFIEIAKRLQRSAGL